TTTTCAATGAAGAGTAGGATTTATTAATGATTAATTATTTATTAGTAATTGAATGATAATAAACATTAGGCTTTATATGATTGAAGACAGAGATGATAAGTACCTGGAAATAATTAAGGAGGTGATTAAGGAAGCCACTAACGAATTAAGACTAGGTAAAAATGCTATTAGGTTTGTTACCATTAAGATAAGTAGAGATTACCTGGACATAATAATCAGCATGCTATTGGGTGGTGAGGGACCCGCCGAATTTATGCCAATAATTAATGAATTAAGGGAATATAACGTATTTGATTTACCTGCATTAATTATTAATGGTAGAAAGATAATCGAAGGAAGGAGACTAAGCCCTACTGAGGTAAGACACATTATCCTAAGGAAGATCAGTGAGCTATTACATGAATAATTAATCTTGGTAAAAGTTCATAATTAATGATTCACTTAAATCAAGATAAATGATAAAATTTAAAAGACAGCAAATATTTTGACAAATATGCTAAGCTCTGGGAATGAACAGAGCGGGCAAAGTGTTGGCTTACGTAAAGAGTTAAGTCTACTTGAGTTAACGATAATAGGTCTTGTTGGTGCTGTTGGTACTGGTATCCTGTTCTCTGCGCCCCAGATGATGGTTATGAGCGGACCAGCTGTAATTCTTGAGTGGATACTTGGTGGTATTTTCTACTTCATAATTAGTTTAACGTACATGGAAATGGGCACGTTATACCCAGAGGCTGGTGGCCCTGCCCGCTATGCCTACTACACACATGGGCCTGTAACAAACCTGTTGAATGCCTGGGCTAGTATGGTTTGGTACCTATTCATACCACCGGCTGAGGCCATAGCAGTGGTTTACGGAATAAATTATTTCACGCATAATCTATTAACGCCAAGTGGTATCCCTACATGGCTTGGCGCCGGTGTTGCTGCCTTGCTTATTCTTCTTATGGTACCGTTTAATTACTTTGGTGTTAAATTCTTCGGTCAATCAACGACAGGCATCGGTATAATAAAGTTAATACTATACCTGATAATTCCTGTTGGGCTCCTTGCTGCTGTGTTCATACCACAGAACGTATCTAGCTTACCTGGTGGTTTTGTACCTTACGGATGGGCTGCAGTATTCTCTGCAATACCCCTCGGTATGTTTGCCTTCGGTGGTACTAGAGTTATACCCGATTATGCCGAAGAAATGAAGAATCCGCAGAGGGATATACCAATTGCCATCCTACTTGTGGTTATTGGACAAACATTGATATACGTGTTGTTTGCCGCTACGTACGTATTATCAATTAAGTGGAGTGCGTTTAATGTAAAGCCTGGTGATTGGGCTGACCTAACATCAATCACATCATCATATAATCCAGTAATGTACATAGCTGGTACATACGGTATTAACTGGTTATTGGCGATAGCTACAATAGTTGGTATTATTGGTCCCTTCGTGGTCGGCTATATCTATCTCGGTGGTGGAACAAGGGTCTTCTTCTCGATGTATAGGTCTAAATATGTTAGCCAAAGGGTTGGTGAGATCCATGAGAAGTACGCAATACCTTATTGGGCATTGATAATCTTTGGTATTGTAGGGTTAGTACTAGCTCTTCTCTCACCAATACCGACTGTCTATACAATAATTGAGGAGGCTGTTGTGGCTGGATACCTAGGCTTCTCGGTAGTGCCGGTGTCATTGGTGGTTTCGAGAAGGCAGGGATTAAGTGGAACATACAAGGTGCCTGCAGCGGCCGTTATTGGCGCACTCGCCTTCATATTTGCTACTTGGATTGTTTATTGGAGTGGTTGGCCTGCAACACCATATGGTGTTTTGCTCGTGTTTGTTTTATCGATTATTTTCGCAGCCATTTATAAGGTTAGGGGTGCCTTTAGAAATTCCACT
This is a stretch of genomic DNA from Vulcanisaeta moutnovskia 768-28. It encodes these proteins:
- a CDS encoding APC family permease, producing the protein MLSSGNEQSGQSVGLRKELSLLELTIIGLVGAVGTGILFSAPQMMVMSGPAVILEWILGGIFYFIISLTYMEMGTLYPEAGGPARYAYYTHGPVTNLLNAWASMVWYLFIPPAEAIAVVYGINYFTHNLLTPSGIPTWLGAGVAALLILLMVPFNYFGVKFFGQSTTGIGIIKLILYLIIPVGLLAAVFIPQNVSSLPGGFVPYGWAAVFSAIPLGMFAFGGTRVIPDYAEEMKNPQRDIPIAILLVVIGQTLIYVLFAATYVLSIKWSAFNVKPGDWADLTSITSSYNPVMYIAGTYGINWLLAIATIVGIIGPFVVGYIYLGGGTRVFFSMYRSKYVSQRVGEIHEKYAIPYWALIIFGIVGLVLALLSPIPTVYTIIEEAVVAGYLGFSVVPVSLVVSRRQGLSGTYKVPAAAVIGALAFIFATWIVYWSGWPATPYGVLLVFVLSIIFAAIYKVRGAFRNSTWYIVYMLAMVLMTYIGQTAGGPVPILKFPWDMVTVTILAIAFYTWGVFSGLPKPYEAQPTKS